A genomic region of Methanofollis fontis contains the following coding sequences:
- a CDS encoding Coenzyme F420 hydrogenase/dehydrogenase, beta subunit C-terminal domain, whose amino-acid sequence MSAKGDMYYAWSTDEDLLAKGECGGAVSSLLKFALESKMVDAVLAVKKGQDIYDAVPALITDPAEIAEAAGSLHCGTLLLSKLFKKYLDGAKDMKIAVTVKGCDAMGMYELAKRQQINLDNVVMIGLNCGGTVSPVTARKMIADKFETDPDVVVKEEIDKGQFIIETADGHKGISIDELEEEGYGRRSNCRRCKMKVPRQADLACGNWGVIGDKAGKATFVEVCSEKGAKLLDEAVKAGKLATDAPIPKGIEIRGKVENAMLKLGDKWRAKDFEALGEGKDRLKTIVEETSKCIKCYQCIENCPICYCVECSTKKPYLVKPGEVPPNFMFHLIRFAHISDSCINCGQCQELCAMDIPNALFMHALQVDLQEMFGFVPGVDMTLPVLALVEEGEERTRLAGTGSDQIFDIFKKE is encoded by the coding sequence ATGTCAGCAAAAGGCGATATGTATTACGCATGGTCCACCGATGAGGACCTCCTTGCAAAGGGCGAGTGCGGCGGTGCGGTCTCCTCGCTCCTGAAGTTCGCCCTCGAGAGCAAGATGGTCGACGCCGTTCTGGCCGTCAAGAAGGGGCAGGACATCTACGACGCCGTTCCGGCCCTCATCACCGACCCTGCAGAGATTGCAGAGGCTGCGGGCTCGCTCCACTGCGGGACGCTCCTCCTCTCCAAGCTCTTCAAGAAGTACCTCGACGGTGCGAAGGACATGAAGATCGCCGTCACCGTCAAGGGCTGTGACGCCATGGGCATGTACGAACTGGCCAAGCGCCAGCAGATCAACCTCGACAATGTCGTGATGATCGGCCTGAACTGTGGTGGAACCGTGAGCCCGGTCACCGCCCGCAAGATGATTGCGGACAAGTTCGAGACCGACCCCGACGTCGTCGTCAAGGAGGAGATCGACAAGGGCCAGTTCATCATCGAGACCGCCGACGGTCACAAGGGCATCTCCATCGACGAACTCGAGGAAGAGGGCTACGGCCGCCGGAGCAACTGCCGCCGGTGCAAGATGAAAGTCCCGCGTCAGGCAGACCTCGCCTGCGGAAATTGGGGCGTCATCGGTGACAAGGCGGGCAAGGCCACCTTTGTCGAAGTCTGCTCCGAGAAGGGTGCAAAGCTCCTCGACGAGGCCGTGAAGGCCGGCAAGCTTGCCACCGATGCTCCGATCCCGAAGGGTATCGAGATCCGCGGCAAGGTCGAGAACGCCATGCTCAAGCTCGGCGACAAGTGGCGGGCAAAGGACTTCGAGGCACTCGGCGAGGGCAAGGACCGCCTGAAGACGATTGTCGAGGAGACCTCCAAGTGTATCAAGTGCTACCAGTGCATTGAGAACTGCCCGATCTGCTACTGTGTGGAGTGCTCCACCAAGAAGCCCTACCTGGTCAAGCCCGGAGAGGTTCCGCCGAACTTCATGTTCCACCTGATCCGGTTCGCCCACATCTCGGACTCCTGCATCAACTGTGGTCAGTGCCAGGAACTCTGTGCGATGGACATCCCCAATGCGCTGTTCATGCACGCCCTGCAGGTCGACCTCCAGGAGATGTTCGGATTTGTGCCCGGTGTGGACATGACTCTCCCGGTGCTTGCGCTTGTTGAGGAAGGCGAAGAGAGGACGCGTCTGGCCGGAACCGGCAGCGACCAGATCTTCGACATCTTCAAGAAGGAATAA
- a CDS encoding PAS domain-containing protein: protein MELNSMNRPMTNDPDHQQQELPEPLTALDSRTPLCILEALPFPVIALSGNNDLLYLNTVAATLFGIEPLDSVGGQLEDFFSPGVSLALKKHARRSADFAVPSRGMIQHAYRDYDVYAAPLRCSRENTGTVIMLHPVQGQTGKTELSLHPCPDGSGCWVPIFVPNFQ, encoded by the coding sequence GTGGAGCTGAACTCTATGAACCGCCCGATGACCAATGACCCCGATCACCAGCAGCAGGAACTACCTGAACCTCTGACCGCCCTGGACTCACGCACACCTCTCTGCATCCTGGAAGCACTCCCGTTTCCTGTGATCGCCCTATCGGGAAACAACGACCTCCTTTACCTGAACACCGTAGCTGCCACGCTATTTGGTATTGAACCCCTCGATTCTGTCGGAGGACAACTGGAAGATTTCTTCTCTCCCGGGGTCTCACTGGCACTGAAAAAACATGCCCGGAGATCGGCTGATTTCGCCGTTCCTTCCAGAGGCATGATTCAGCATGCATACCGGGATTACGATGTCTATGCTGCTCCCCTACGCTGTTCCAGGGAAAACACCGGCACGGTCATCATGTTGCACCCGGTCCAAGGCCAGACAGGGAAGACAGAACTCTCACTCCATCCATGCCCGGACGGGTCAGGATGCTGGGTGCCGATATTTGTTCCTAACTTCCAGTAG
- a CDS encoding PAS domain S-box protein, which translates to MVEERRELTEIRELLRENPRGMSVTQIAEAIGMNRITVARYLDVLRASGQVEMEPYGQAKVFFIAQRVPINLIFDVLPAGIAMLDRRGRIIDVNDRFRSIPGMEEREVVGRSVVSLFSPGEGSEALEEALHGTEEGHQSACEIRTGTDGEDTIFRATIVPTVFTDGTTGTVLIFEDVTMQKWQEERLIAQRDLALVLSSAETLHEAMPVCVETAIRISGMESGGIYVVDRQTGAFRLVHSTGVTKRLIRNFSIIEVDTDLGRMIQNGLPVYWEGATDERKGGIFTALEAELTSYAILPVQNRGSVIACFTMGSPTRGVIRPESRRSLEMIAASIGNAIARILARDEIQENEEKYRMLFNNLDDAIFLHLIDSTGPGRIIEVNDTTCERLGYTREDLLTMTPLEINDPDYPGNLPGIMSRLLREGHVLFRWAHMTRTGERIPVEINAHLFTFRGEQVVLSIVRDLRQCEERG; encoded by the coding sequence ATGGTGGAAGAGAGAAGGGAACTGACAGAGATCAGGGAACTTCTCAGGGAGAATCCCCGGGGGATGTCGGTCACCCAGATAGCGGAGGCCATTGGGATGAACCGGATCACGGTTGCGCGCTATCTCGATGTGCTCCGTGCCTCAGGTCAGGTCGAAATGGAGCCGTATGGGCAGGCAAAAGTTTTTTTCATCGCGCAAAGGGTCCCTATCAATCTTATTTTCGATGTTCTGCCGGCCGGCATCGCGATGCTCGATCGACGGGGACGGATCATTGATGTTAATGACCGTTTTCGTTCGATACCGGGAATGGAAGAGAGAGAGGTGGTCGGTCGGTCAGTCGTTTCTCTCTTCTCTCCGGGCGAAGGATCCGAGGCGCTCGAGGAGGCGCTTCATGGGACGGAAGAGGGGCACCAGAGCGCCTGTGAAATCCGTACAGGAACCGATGGCGAGGATACAATCTTCAGGGCGACGATCGTTCCGACCGTCTTCACCGATGGGACAACAGGCACGGTTCTGATTTTTGAGGACGTCACCATGCAGAAATGGCAGGAAGAGCGCCTGATCGCACAGCGAGATCTTGCACTGGTTCTGTCGTCTGCAGAAACCCTCCATGAAGCGATGCCGGTGTGCGTTGAGACGGCGATCCGTATATCCGGCATGGAGAGCGGGGGCATCTATGTCGTGGATCGCCAGACTGGAGCGTTCCGTCTTGTGCATTCGACCGGCGTGACGAAGAGACTGATCCGCAACTTTTCGATTATCGAGGTGGATACCGACCTGGGGAGGATGATCCAGAACGGTCTTCCGGTCTACTGGGAGGGCGCCACAGACGAGCGAAAAGGTGGGATTTTTACCGCTCTTGAGGCAGAACTTACTTCCTATGCAATACTTCCGGTGCAAAACCGCGGCAGTGTGATCGCCTGTTTCACGATGGGTTCTCCCACCAGGGGTGTCATCCGTCCGGAGAGTCGGCGGTCACTCGAAATGATCGCGGCATCCATCGGGAATGCGATCGCGCGGATACTGGCGCGTGATGAGATCCAGGAAAATGAGGAGAAGTACCGCATGCTCTTCAACAATCTCGATGATGCGATATTCCTCCATCTGATCGACAGCACCGGCCCTGGCAGGATCATCGAGGTGAATGACACCACCTGCGAACGACTCGGGTATACGCGGGAGGATCTGCTCACCATGACTCCCCTCGAGATTAATGACCCCGATTATCCGGGCAATCTCCCCGGGATCATGTCTCGACTCCTGCGGGAGGGGCATGTCCTGTTCAGGTGGGCCCACATGACCCGCACCGGGGAGCGTATCCCGGTGGAGATCAATGCCCATCTCTTCACCTTCAGGGGGGAGCAGGTGGTGCTCTCCATTGTGCGCGATCTCAGGCAGTGCGAAGAACGGGGATGA
- a CDS encoding ornithine cyclodeaminase family protein — protein sequence MRVLSAEDVVTALPMWAAIDAMRRAFIAHSQGTTDTPLRNRAETGIGECLSMPAAVTGPEPALSVKVVTLFPNNEGAGLPLIHGAVLVFHPGCGRPLALMEGSALTAIRTGAASGLATDLLSRPGSSVAAVIGAGVQARTQIEAVCAVRPIEEVRVYARKAAHVRNFVNEMSDRGFACSFIAADSPDEALRGADIVCTATSSMTPVFCDSALEDGTHVNAVGAYRPDMQEIPGETICRARLFVDAYDAASVEAGDIIIPLSRGLITPDSIAGEIGQAASGTLPGRLDADGVTLFKSVGIGVQDTYAAVETLKRAEMMGIGSEVPW from the coding sequence GTGCGAGTTCTCAGTGCTGAGGACGTTGTAACCGCCCTCCCCATGTGGGCGGCAATCGACGCAATGAGAAGGGCATTCATCGCTCACTCTCAGGGAACAACCGACACACCCCTCAGGAACAGGGCAGAAACCGGGATCGGTGAATGTCTCAGCATGCCCGCCGCAGTCACCGGGCCAGAACCCGCCCTCTCGGTGAAGGTCGTCACACTCTTCCCCAACAATGAGGGTGCGGGCCTGCCCCTGATCCATGGGGCGGTCCTCGTCTTCCATCCAGGTTGCGGTCGACCCCTGGCCCTGATGGAGGGATCGGCCCTGACGGCGATCAGGACGGGTGCCGCCTCCGGTCTGGCGACCGATCTCCTCTCCCGCCCGGGCAGCAGCGTGGCGGCGGTGATCGGAGCCGGCGTGCAGGCCCGCACCCAGATCGAGGCGGTTTGCGCGGTGCGCCCGATAGAGGAGGTGAGGGTATATGCCCGAAAGGCTGCTCATGTCCGGAATTTTGTCAATGAAATGAGCGACAGGGGTTTTGCATGCTCCTTTATTGCGGCGGATTCACCGGATGAAGCACTGCGGGGAGCAGACATCGTCTGCACAGCCACCAGTTCAATGACACCGGTGTTCTGTGACAGCGCTCTCGAAGACGGAACCCACGTTAACGCTGTCGGGGCATACAGGCCTGATATGCAGGAAATACCCGGTGAAACCATCTGTCGGGCACGCCTCTTTGTTGATGCATATGATGCCGCCTCTGTCGAGGCAGGAGATATCATCATCCCCCTCTCTCGCGGTCTGATTACACCGGATAGCATCGCCGGTGAGATCGGTCAGGCGGCCTCCGGCACCCTCCCCGGCCGCCTGGATGCGGATGGAGTTACCCTTTTCAAATCAGTCGGAATCGGCGTTCAGGATACATATGCCGCAGTTGAGACCTTGAAAAGGGCAGAAATGATGGGCATCGGATCTGAAGTGCCATGGTGA
- a CDS encoding acylphosphatase, whose translation MVQKNPFSGRQGVMGLRAVASGRVQGVGYRGYIASRGAAHSLSGYAENRPDGTVEIVAEGEAADLTAFLEEAWASDDPMIAVRGIEAEVTEATGRHPGFSAHFGDRDEEYFRRSGFALDLLREILRTEQALLAEQRRTNELLRAIVQEQNRDEPAR comes from the coding sequence GGGTCATGGGACTGCGGGCCGTTGCCAGTGGACGGGTACAGGGGGTCGGTTACCGCGGGTATATCGCCTCCCGCGGCGCCGCCCACTCTCTCTCCGGGTATGCGGAGAACCGGCCCGATGGCACGGTGGAGATTGTGGCCGAGGGCGAGGCGGCGGACCTGACGGCATTTCTGGAGGAGGCATGGGCATCCGACGATCCGATGATCGCCGTCCGGGGGATCGAAGCGGAGGTGACGGAGGCGACCGGCAGGCATCCGGGTTTTTCTGCACATTTCGGCGATCGCGATGAGGAATATTTCCGGCGGAGCGGGTTTGCCCTCGACCTCCTCAGGGAGATCCTCCGGACAGAACAGGCGCTGCTTGCTGAACAGCGCAGAACAAATGAACTCCTCAGAGCGATTGTCCAGGAACAGAACCGCGATGAACCGGCACGATGA